A DNA window from Cutaneotrichosporon cavernicola HIS019 DNA, chromosome: 2 contains the following coding sequences:
- the BUD5 gene encoding uncharacterized protein (Guanine nucleotide exchange factor for Ras-like GTPases; N-terminal motif): MVLGILLRLDHCSRDERDDGQVVALVDFDGTMMGGQASASGSDALVYLSFRGGQYIRVITRDPSGWWDGECDSRRGWFPSNYVKPFEWGQESRRQSRGEPPPSPRRTSRSVASSFTENKSRHTSMLSSASYASYQSHASQQSYSTINHALSPLSEEYNALLQPAIAALTAYQRDIRDQPNQSSVAHYAQAVLASIRTILSRTGCVKKHSDLLRNSMLSRARSATLHGLTPFVNSAKRLQAAQQPYPEELIEATLAEATSLFGSIRKFVAVASELGVPVGDEEDSSSEAALRTAFTSSRRMRVTSNGHSGDRSSTFRLKSASTNDLRGAARRQGTNSPPPPMPISASARPSPAFSAAMAMSPASSGQSSPGLSGFGGSLRGQRRTSSATRHARSTSFELLMSATNSPDFSTPDMSHNTPPTHSRREDEVENAVYAYTNRQEVHEAVAAAEDGLLSVIASFIGHIHSHHIDSHPSSHAYLIELTRETVDGVRELLSIIEGVGRGAGALGVRQREIDGLKVARNELFDAASHLVESAEKVANAPFTESGSDQYDEEKSNLLQHTTLTLRAGSECARVVRRTVPDSEDSSDTTTTTAGYSSSSRGGYQGIGLGIRGGPQSIQGLQRRATSLTQLHKHFNSDGVRVTTEGSVRRIQNDDDQEIVADSDTDGEYLVDASNLPPRHSSRPISHPAGSEHQQHLAMEASRSRSTSMSSPSKVGSVFANEIDLTDDLPESSTVSRPPTLTSFSSQSHTSISQLSTTSPFPQSMSSGELHAASPAPNQSINGESPVVDPSIEGLKHAAKNFTPPAGPAPARPPPPPDSPALSLDGKNEDGDLRFWVVSHDYDPREVAFNSDGLLVGGTLRVLIEKLTPVDGLPDRNFAEAFWFTFRLFSNPTDVLETFIQRFNIAAPPVVAGLGDEALAMWGENKQKPVRYRVIICLKTWLDHYWRPGTDEAVIDRFDAFLNSEVMKAVPLATRAQDSLRKRMAAMTDKDGGDGDSKSSLGHTSGKSFDRGRAPPGIVLSQNPVATVKTPIISKTLMAQLSKNPPPNILITDFDTTELARQLTIMESKLFMAVAPEDLLQTGKKSVPELKALSTLSNQITGWVTDVILHELDTKHRGALLKFFIKLADKCLSLNNFSTLFAVLAGLNSSTIGRLKHTWAVLNPKYRMAMDRLRAVIEHTKNHAAYRARLREVTEPCLPFLGLILSDITFTQDGNPNTRPSTISPDIQLINQDKFAKLGRIAADLKRYQAPFDFKEIEVVQRYLTRVLAERGSGSLDALYRKSLMLEPRQGSERLSSAVEKPGWLGARLQA; encoded by the exons CATGATGGGCGGCCAGGCGAGCGCAAGCGGCTCGGACGCTCTTGTCTACCTCTCTTTTCGAGGGGGCCAGTACATCCGTGTTATCACCCGTGATCCCAGTGGGTGGTGGGACGGCGAGTGCGACAGTCGCAGAGGTTGGTTTCCAAGCAACTATGTCAAGCCGTTCGAGTGGGGCCAG gaATCGCGACGCCAGTCACGCGGCGAGCCACCCCCTAGTCCCCGCCGCACTTCGCGCAGCGTAGCTAGCTCGTTCACCGAGAACAAGTCGCGCCATACCTCGATgctctcgtcggcgtcatACGCGTCATACCAGTCCCATGCCTCCCAGCAGTCGTACTCGACCATCAACCACGCGTTGTCTCCTCTTTCTGAGGAGTATAATGCCCTCCTACAGCCGGCCATCGCAGCACTCACCGCGTACCAGCGCGACATTCGCGACCAACCCAACCAGAGTTCCGTTGCACACTATGCACAGGCTGTACTGGCCAGCATTCGCACAATCTTGTCACGGACAGGCTGCGTCAAGAAGCACTCGGACCTTCTTCGGAACTCTATGTTAAGCAGGGCGCGGTCTGCGACATTACACGGCCTCACGCCATTCGTGAACAGCGCCAAACGGCTACAGGCCGCCCAGCAGCCTTACCCCGAAGAGCTGATCGAAGCGACGCTTGCAGAGGCGACGTCGCTCTTCGGCTCGATCCGCAAGTTTGTCGCTGTGGCGAGTGAACTAGGGGTGCCCGTgggtgacgaggaagacAGCAGCTCCGAGGCAGCGCTGCGGACCGCCTTCACTTCATCGCGGAGAATGCGTGTGACGTCGAACGGGCACTCTGGTGATAGGAGCTCGACCTTTAGACTCAAGTCGGCGAGCACGAACGACCTGCGTGGtgcagcgcggcggcagGGCACGAACagcccaccaccaccaatGCCCATaagcgcgtcggcgcgtcCCAGCccggccttctcggccgccaTGGCCATGTCGCCGGCTTCCTCTGGCCAGTCGTCCCCCGGTCTCAGCGGCTTCGGAGGCTCCTTGCGCGGCCAACGGCGAACCTCATCAGCAACGCGACACGCACGATCGACGTCCTTCGAGTTGCTCATGTCTGCGACCAACTCTCCCGACTTCAGCACACCTGATATGTCGCATAACACCCCGCCCACTCACAGCCGgcgggaggacgaggtggagaaCGCTGTGTACGCTTACACCAACAGGCAGGAGGTGCACGAAGCCGTCGCGGCTGCTGAGGACGGGCTGCTGTCCGTCATAGCAAGTTTTATTGGACACATCCATTCGCACCACATCGACTCCCATCCATCGAGCCACGCATATCTGATCGAGCTTACGCGCGAGACGGTCGACGGCGTGCGTGAGCTCCTGTCCATCATTGAGGGCGTCGGGCGGGGGGCCGGGGCCCTGGGTGTACGCCAGCGTGAGATCGacggcctcaaggtcgcACGTAACGAGCTGTTCGATGCCGCGAgtcacctcgtcgagagcGCCGAGAAGGTGGCAAATGCCCCGTTCACCGAATCCGGCAGTGACCagtacgacgaggagaagagcaACTTGTTACAGCACACGACGTTGACACTACGGGCGGGGTCCGAGTGCGCGCGTGTCGTTCGAAGAACTGTCCCAGATTCGGAGGACAGCTCGGACACAActacgacgacggcgggatactcgtcgtcgtcgcgtgGGGGTTATCAGGGCATCGGGCTGGGTATCCGTGGCGGCCCACAGTCGATACAGGGCTTGCAGAGACGTGCCACGAGTCTCACTCAGTTGCACAAGCACTTCAACTCCGACGGTGTGCGTGTCACGACCGAGGGCTCGGTGCGGAGAATCCAGAATGATGACGACCAAGAGATTGtcgccgactcggacacTGATGGCGAgtacctcgtcgacgccagcaacttgccgccgcgccacaGCTCGCGCCCGATCTCGCATCCTGCGGGCTCCGAGCACCAGCAGCATCTGGCAATGGAGGCatcgcgctcacgctctacgagcatgtcgtcgccatccaAGGTCGGCTCTGTCTTCGCAAACGAGATCGACTTGACAGACGACTTACCGGAGTCATCGACCGTGTCGCGACCTCCGACGCTCACGTCGTTCTCGTCACAGTCACACACGTCCATCTCACAACTCTCAACAACCTCTCCATTCCCGCAGTCGATGAGCTCCGGTGAGCTCCATGCCGCGTCTCCCGCCCCGAACCAATCGATCAACGGCGAGTCGCCCGTCGTCGATCCGTCCATCGAGGGCCTCAAGCACGCAGCCAAGAACTTTACACCGCCAGCCGGTCCAGCTCCCGCACGGCCACCACCTCCGCCGGACTCGCCCGCGCTCTCGCTAGACGGTAAGAACGAGGATGGCGACCTGCGCTTCTGGGTCGTCTCCCACGACTACGACCCGCGCGAAGTCGCGTTCAACTCGGACGGCTTGCTTGTCGGTGGTACGCTGCGCGTGCTCATCGAGAAACTCACGCCTGTGGATGGGCTCCCGGATCGCAATTTTGCTGAAGCGTTCTGGTTCACGTTCCGCCTGTTTTCGAACCCAACtgacgtcctcgagacgTTTATCCAGCGATTCAACATTGCTGCGCCGCCAGTCGTGGCCGGCCTTGGAGATGAGGCCCTGGCGATGTGGGGTGAGAACAAGCAGAAGCCAGTGCGCTACCGCGTCATCATCTGCCTCAAGACGTGGCTCGATCACTACTGGCGCCCTGGCACGGACGAGGCCGTGATCGACCGCTTCGACGCTTTCCTCAACTCGGAGGTGATGAAGGCAGTGCCTCTCGCTACCCGCGCGCAAGACTCGCTCCGCAAGCGCATGGCTGCCATGACGGATAAGGACGGCGGGGACGGCGACTCGAAGAGCTCGCTGGGACACACAAGTGGCAAGTCTTTCGaccgcggccgcgcgccacCCGGCATTGTACTGTCGCAAAACCCGGTCGCGACGGTCAAGACGCCGATCATCAGCAAGACGCTCATGGCGCAACTGAGCAAGAatccgccacccaacatcctcatcaccgACTTCGACACGACGGAGTTGGCTCGTCAGCTGACGATTATGGAGAGCAAGCTCTTCATGGCTGTCGCACCCGAAGACCTGTTGCAGACGGGCAAGAAGAGCGTGCCCGAGTTGAAGGCCCTCAGCACGCTCAGCAACCAGATCACGGGTTGGGTGACGGACGTCATCTTacacgagctcgacacgaAGCATCGCGGAGCGCTGCTCAAATTCTTCATCAAGTTGGCAGAC AAATGCCTCTCGCTGAATAACTTTTCGACACTGTTCGCCGTCTTAGCAGGCTTGAACAGCAGCACGATTGGGCGCCTGAAGCATACCTGGGCGGTGCTCAACCCCAAATACCGTATGGCCATGGACCGACTACGTGCTGTCATCGAGCACACTAAAAACCACGCTGCGTACCGCGCGCGTTTACGTGAGGTCACAGAGCCATGCTTGCCGTTCCTCGGCTTGATTTTGTCCGACATTACGTTCACCCAGGACGGTAACCCGAACACACGGCCGAGCACGATCTCGCCCGACATCCAGCTCATCAACCAGGACAAAtttgccaagctcggccgcATTGCCGCCGACCTTAAGCGCTATCAGGCGCCATTCGATTTCAAAGAGATCGAGGTGGTACAGCGCTACCTCACACGCGTTCTAGCCGAGCGAGGGAGCGGCTCGCTTGACGCGCTGTACAGAAAGAGTCTGATGCTTGAGCCCAGGCAGGGCTCGGAGCGGCTCAGCAGCGCCGTCGAGAAACCGGGGtggctcggcgcgcgaTTGCAAGCATGA